Genomic DNA from Pyruvatibacter sp.:
CCAAAGCCACGCCACTTCCATGGCAGACCGGCAAGCGGACCGTGTATGTGACGAGCTATGCTTTCCGGCAACGCATTCCCTGCGAGGGCTGGTGCAGGAGCTAAGATTTTTTCATCGCCAACACGCTCAACGCGTGACAACAGGTCACCCGCTGTCAGAGCTTTGTTCAGTGCCGCAGGCTCTGCGTGCTCAAGGCACCAACCACCCACGCTCTCGATCCGCTGCACCGTCGGGCGCATCCCCGGATTTAACTCCAGATATGCCTCGGCAAGCGTTGCTGCCGCGCGTGGAAGCTGACCAAGCCCATACTGCGTCACCAGCCATTCAGCCGTTGGAACAGCCTCTTTGCCGCCTGTATCAGTGCCATGGGGAATATCGGAAAAAACCTCAGACATCGTGGTTCGAAACTCACTCAATCAAGATACCCCGGCAAAAGCAGCCGCGGCTGGATAAGATGCCTGACAGCAAATGGTGCAAGGCGCTAATTCAGTAACAGATACGGGGGCATAGCGTTTATGGATCACTGTGATTGCAGCGTCGGCCACAAAGCCAGCTTTTTCGGCATTGATCCCGCCTCACGCCTTGCGTCCCGCCCTGCCCATCCTTATTTTCCGCCCGTAAGCAGGGCTGACCGCTAATGTACGTGTGAGGCATGTGGAACCGAACGACCCCAGATACAAAAAACGAGGAATGGGCTCCATGACCGCACGCACCGCCCCGAAAAAGATCAAAAACGGCATTGTTGATGCTATCGGCAACACGCCGCTGATCCGCCTCAAGAAAGCGTCCGAAGAAACCGGCTGCGAGATTTTGGGCAAGGCCGAGTTCATGAATCCGGGACAGTCGGTAAAGGATCGCGCCGCGTTGTTCATTATCGAGGATGCCATCCGCTCTGGCCGCCTCCAGCCCGGCGGCACCATTGTGGAAGGCACCGCAGGCAACACCGGCATTGGCCTTGCGCTGGTCGGCAACGCTCTTGGCTTCAAGACCGTGATCGTCATTCCTGAAACCCAGACCCAGGAAAAAAAGGACATGCTGCGGCTGGCCGGTGCACGGCTGATTGAAGTGCCGGCCGTGCCTTACAAAGACCCCAACAACTACGTCAAATATTCAGGCCGCCTCGCTGAGGAGCTGGCCGCAAAGGAACCCAATGGCGCCATCTGGGCCAACCAGTTTGACAATGTGGCAAACCGGCAGGGCCATATTGAAACCACCGCGCCCGAAATATGGGAACAGACCGACGGCAAGGTGGAGGGCTTTATCTGCGCCGTTGGCACGGGTGGCACACTGGCAGGTGTTGCAGCGGGTCTGCGCGAAAACAACAAAGACATTGTCATTGGCATCGCCGACCCGATGGGTGCTGCTCTTTACAACTACTATGCTCATGGCGAGTTGAAAGCCGAAGGTACATCCATCACCGAAGGCATTGGTCAGGGCCGCATAACCGCCAATCTTGAAGGCCTGACAGTTGATGAGCCCTTCCAGATATCCGACGAGGAAGCCCTGCCGGTGGCGTTTGATCTGCTGGAACACGAAGGCCTGTGCATGGGCTCGTCGAGCGGCGTGAACGTGGCAGGTGCTATCCGCCTGGCCAAAAAAATGGGGCCGGGGCACACCATCGTGACCATTCTGTGCGACTTCGGCACGCGCTATCAGTCAAAAATGTTCAATCCGGCGTTCCTGAAACAGCAGGGCCTGCCGGTTCCTGGCTGGCTCGATACGTGACAGACCACGAGGAGCAGACCGTCACGGTGACAGCCGAATGGCTTATTGAGCATTCCGCTGACGCAAACATCATCGTTCTGGATGCATCGTGGCACATGCCTGGCAGTGGACGCGATGCGGCGACAGAGTTCGCTCGTGGCCACAGTCCCGATGCGCGCTTCTTTGACATTGATACCATCAATGACGCCGGCACAGACCTTCCGCACATGCTGCCTGAGGCTGATGATTTTGCGCGCATGATGTCAGAGCTGGGTGTTTCATCCCAAAGTCAGGTCATTGTCTATGACACGGTCGGCATTTTTAGCGCGCCAAGAGCATGGTGGATGTTTCGCGCCATGGGGCACAACAAGGTTGCCGTCCTTGACGGTGGATTGCCTGCGTGGCGAGCGCACAACGGCCATGTGACAGACGCACGCACACCCCTTCAGCCTGCCCGCTTTAACGCCCAAAAGAACACCACCCTCATCGCCTCGCTTGAGGCCGTTCGCACTGCCGGTACAACCGGTATAGCTGTGCTGGATGCCCGCCCGGCGGCCCGCTTCAAAGGGGTGGCCCCCGAGCCTCGCCCCGGCCTTGCGTCCGGTCACATGCCCGGCGCGCGCAACATTCCGTTTGCCGAAGTTCTGACCGCAACAGGC
This window encodes:
- a CDS encoding ChrR family anti-sigma-E factor; the protein is MSEVFSDIPHGTDTGGKEAVPTAEWLVTQYGLGQLPRAAATLAEAYLELNPGMRPTVQRIESVGGWCLEHAEPAALNKALTAGDLLSRVERVGDEKILAPAPALAGNALPESIARHIHGPLAGLPWKWRGFGAYEYRLRDLEDDGIIARLLRIEPGKAVPQHTHDGMEATLVLHGAYRDEAGLFRPGDVEIADHAVDHQPVAEPGATCICFAVNEAPMRLTGRIGRFLQSFM
- a CDS encoding cysteine synthase A, giving the protein MTARTAPKKIKNGIVDAIGNTPLIRLKKASEETGCEILGKAEFMNPGQSVKDRAALFIIEDAIRSGRLQPGGTIVEGTAGNTGIGLALVGNALGFKTVIVIPETQTQEKKDMLRLAGARLIEVPAVPYKDPNNYVKYSGRLAEELAAKEPNGAIWANQFDNVANRQGHIETTAPEIWEQTDGKVEGFICAVGTGGTLAGVAAGLRENNKDIVIGIADPMGAALYNYYAHGELKAEGTSITEGIGQGRITANLEGLTVDEPFQISDEEALPVAFDLLEHEGLCMGSSSGVNVAGAIRLAKKMGPGHTIVTILCDFGTRYQSKMFNPAFLKQQGLPVPGWLDT
- the sseA gene encoding 3-mercaptopyruvate sulfurtransferase, which gives rise to MTDHEEQTVTVTAEWLIEHSADANIIVLDASWHMPGSGRDAATEFARGHSPDARFFDIDTINDAGTDLPHMLPEADDFARMMSELGVSSQSQVIVYDTVGIFSAPRAWWMFRAMGHNKVAVLDGGLPAWRAHNGHVTDARTPLQPARFNAQKNTTLIASLEAVRTAGTTGIAVLDARPAARFKGVAPEPRPGLASGHMPGARNIPFAEVLTATGMLKPKAELEAIFGNVATLTPEKPVITTCGSGVTAAILSLALARIGHPDTALYDGSWAQWGSRADCPVEISH